Genomic segment of Nodosilinea sp. FACHB-141:
CAGCGGGTTAATTTTGCACATGGGTGGAATGTGCACCAGCTTTTTGTTAAACAGCACCACATCGCGCTCAAAGGGGCACTGGGAGGGAATCAGTTTGCAGACAAACCGGGCCAGGCGCGGGTCGTGCACCTCAAGCTGATCGAGCCATTCGCGAGCGGGTTTAAGTGGGTCAATCTTACCTACTACTGGAGGGCGCAGTTCAGCAGCAATCTCGGCATTCTCCGGTTTGAGGCTGTATATGGTCGATCGCACCGAGGTGAGCACGGTATCTTGCAGGTTCAGAGCTTGACACAGCGCTTGGAGCTGCAAGTCCTCTTCTACGGAGTACACCCCGTCGGATAGGGCTACCATGACCGCCATGCGCAAAAAGTTTTCCGCCACTTTGGGGTCAGAGCCGAGCACACGGGCCACTTCGGCAGGGGTAACGGGTTCAAAATGCTCAAAATCGAGCTCGGGGGCTAGTTCGTCTTCGGTAATGGTGGCGATTAGCGCCTTTTCGTCGTCGTCAAAGTTGCCGTCGGCCCAGGCCAGGGTAAGCAGCCCCCGGAGCCAGACCTTGATCTGCTCCTGGGTGTAGGGAGACTGAGTGACTGCGGGCATAGATCCTCCTCAAGGGTCAGTGCGATAGTCGTGGCGCAGCTTCATCAGCAGGAGGAGTTGTAAGACCCTCTCCGCAGAACCATCGCGATATCAACAGCCACAAAAATTTGAAAGCAGGCTGTAGCGCTTTAATCTTAACGCTGCTATTTTAAGCCTGCCCTGAGTCAGGGCAATTTTCTGCAATGAGTACGATGCGTGAGCCAAACTAGTCGTTTTGTGATGACTGCGTTACGGATCCAGTCCTGTAGACAGACGGAAGATGGAGATGTGCCGCTAATGTCTAGTTTGAAGTGTCGCAACATCTTTGTCCATTGCTGGGATTGCGGCAAGTGAACCTTGGCCTTAAAAGACTGAGAGGGAACCGAGCGCAAGAACCCTAACAACCGCCTCTTTCTCTGCACATGGTGCTATAAAATTAGCGACTTGGATATAATCTCATCAAAAATGGCGGAAAAACCCTATGGCAATAGATATGCCAGATCTAAATGCTACATACAGCGACTCAGCTAGAAAAAGAGTGCTTGGGCTAGACACAATTCGATTTTTCCTGGCAATGTGGGTTGTTTTTGGCCATATTGGAGTTTTCCCGATAGAAGTAAATGAGAGCAATGTTTTAGGCAAGATATTTGCTGGAATCTATAACAACTTATTTTCTGCCCCTGCCGCAGTCATCGTATTTTTTGTTATTTCTGGATTTTGTATTCACTACCCCTTTCGGGGTAATAAGAAGCCGCTTCTAATTCCTTACTTTGCTCGACGACATTTAAGAATCTGGGTGCCTATTGTTGCAGCAATTCTGATCGCAATACCGCTTGGGGTGAAGTTAACTTTGTTGCAAGACTCTATATTGTGGAGTTTGTTAGCGGAAGAAATTTACTACCTAATTTATCCCGGTCTCTTGTTTTTAAGGAGAAGGTTTGGGTGGAAAAAGATTCTTTTCGCATCCTATATTGTAGCTATTTTAGTTGTCTTGCGCGATCCGTCGGCAGGTAATTACCCCTCATACGGACCCTATTTTAACTGGGCTTTGGGACTGCCATGCTGGTTGTTGGGCTGCTGTCTGGCGGAAAAAACGGATAGATTTTTCACTTCTACTGCAAGTCTCAAAATCAATATCTCGAATTGGCGGTTTGCCGCTTGGTTTTTAAGTTTTGTTTGCAGCGCCTTAAGGTTTCACTCACCGATTAAATATCCTTGGACTTTAACTCTGTTTGCTGTTTTTGCTTTCTTTTGGCTAGAAAAAGAGATTTTATACTACCGAGTTAATGCTCCCATTCCTTTGCTTGAAAAGGCGGGTAAAGGTAGTTACTCAATTTACCTTGTTCATTTACTTGGTCCTGCTCTTTACGTATATTGGTCGTTGCCCATATTTTCACCCGTAATGCATTGGCTAGTACAGATTATATTTACTCTGCTTTTATGCTGTGTTTTTTACTTGCTTGTGGAAAAGCCTTCTCACTCGCTCGCCAGGGCAGTGGCAGAAAAGCTATCCCCTAACTCGCCTAAAATAGCTGCGATCCGAGTACACAAAGAGCAGCCTTAAGGCACATTATCGACTCAAGATTTCTAGCTCTTTCCACTTGTTTTGACCTTGAGCGTACCATCCTACTTTTTTTGGATACATAGGGCGATCGCCCCACCTAGACTTTGCACTTAAGCTGATGCAACGAGCTAAGGTTGGGGTAGCTTTAATCTGCGATTGTTACCCAAACCGCTCAAATATCTAGCCCTGGAAGCAAACTTGGCTCCTATGGGTTTCTCATCATTTTTGCTTAACCCTCAAAGGAGACTGAGTAGTTTAGTATCTATGCCAAGACCGTCCTCCACGAGGTAAACCATGAGCAGTTACACAACCGCAGAGCTACAAACCCTGGTCAAGGCCCCAATGATGACCGGGCTTTCGGTGGCCATGGTTGATATGGGCATTGTCTCTACGGCCATTGAAGCGGCGGCGATGTCAAAACAAATTGCTGGGGCTGCCCAAAAATATCCCGCCAACTCCATCATTCAAGCGGCTTTCTCAGAAGAAACCATGAAGAGTAATCAGGTCAAGCTCGACAAGCCTGATATCAAGCCCGAGGATGTCAAATCGGGAGCCATGATCGACAGCGCGATCGCCGACATTAGCGCCGCCCTGACCTTAGTCGAAGGCAAGGCCTCCGCTGAGGAAGTCGCCGAGTACAAGCAGTTTGTCTACGACTGCGGTGCCGCTGTCGCCGCTGCGGCTGGTGAAGGGTTGTTTGGCACTGGCAGCAATAAGGTCAGCACCGCTGAAGCCGCTGCTCTAGTCAAGTTTAAGGTGGCCCTGGGCCTCTAAGATGAAAGAGGGGTGCGGTACGTGAGGCGTATAGTCTGCGGCAGCCGAGACTGGGGACCGCCTTGAAGCGAGCATTCAACCAGAAGCACACTGAAGAAATAATGCTTATCAGTCCAAAGTAGTTACGGTCAAATAGCGGCTTAATTTTGCAGACTAGACCGAATACCTCTGTTCCTTTCGGTAAGAAATGACTTTTGCTTACGCAAGCTTTATGTTTCTGTGCCAGGGTCAACGATAATCGCCAAGTAGCCTTAGAGCGTTCTAGGGCATTAGCCACTTGCCTGTTTAAGGAGAAAGTTATGAGTTTTACCCGCTGGTTGCGGCGGCTAGCGCCCCTGATGATGTGCCTAGTGCTGCTGGTTAGCGCCTGCACGTCAGCTTCATCTAAATACGACCAGGTGCAAGACGACACTACTGGTTTTGGTTCTCCTGCGGCCGTCGATAAAAAAGCCGAAAAGGGCGGCACCTTCAACGCCTTTTTCCCAGATAACCAGAGCGGCTACAACGTCACTCCCTACCAGGAAAAGAAAGGTTTTGCTGAGTACAAGCTTGAGCAGGATGGCAAGACCGTGGCCATGCTCACGATTAGCGATACCACCAGCGTGCCTGGCTCAGCGGAGAAATATAGCGCTGCCACCCAATCTATCGGCGGCTTTCCGACCGTAGAGCAAGGCAGCACCGCTACTGGAGTGCTGGTGAACGATCGCTACCAGGTTAAGGTGCTCTCCCGCGACCCCTCCTTTACTAAAGAAGACCGAGCAGCTTGGCTAGAGAAGTTTGACCTCCAAGGTCTAGCCCAGCTCAAGGGGGCGATTAACCCCGGCGCCAAGCCCTCCGCAGCGCTGCCCCAATCTTCCACCGCCGCTCCGGCTCGGCCCAAGGACGGATTTAAGTTGCCCAGGGTGAAGCTGCCGAGCGTGTCCCCCAGTCTTCAGCCCGCCTCCTAGGGAGTTAGCTATGCAAACGGCGATGACGGCGATCCAGAAACTAGGGCAGACCTAAGGAGTAAGTTGTGAGCAAAAAAATCTACGAAATTGTCGATAAGCTTCCCACCGGGGGCTTGACCGTGCGGGCACTGAAGACCCTCGACACCTTTGTGCCCGGCCAGTGGAACAACCTGGTGGGCTTTGACAACACCATCAAAACCGTCACGGGTGAAACCGATGAGGCCATGGTGCAGGCGATTGGCGAACGGGCGATCGCTCTCTTCAACGACAAAAAGCAGGGCTACCAGACCGCCCTCTGGCTCTACGAAACCGTAGACTCGGCCTCCGGGCTGCTGGGGGCGGCGGCGCTAGCCAACCGCATTGGCCAAGACACCTTCTTGGGCTTTCTCAAAAACCTCTCTCCTAAGCCCGAAAAAGCCCAAACCATCGACCTGGTGGTGAAGCTGGTGGCCGAGGTAGTAGCCTTCTGTAAAATCAGCGGCATCCCCGGCGACAGCCTGGGCGACTTTCTCGCCGCTCTGGGCGACTACAGCAGCGAGTCACTGGTGCGCATGGCTGCCCTGGTCAGCTTTGACGGCATCATTCCTCTCGGGGCTGACTTTTCGTCCAAGGCGCTCAACGCTATCAAGGGCATGGGGGCCAGCGACCTGGAAAGCAACCAGACTTTCAAGGGCATCAAAAACGAAATTCCCGGCGGCAACGATAAGGCCAAGCTGTCGTTTATGACCGAGAGTTTTGAGTCGACCAAGGGCTGGATGGATCGCTTTGTGACCGATCACAACATCACCCAGAGCAAACTGGTCGACAATCTGGGCGGCTTTATCGAAGGCTCTAAGGGCAAGCTCGACTACCTGGGCGCATTCCTCGATATGTCGGTGAAGTACTATGAGCACACCGGTACTCAAACCCTGGCCCGTCGGTTGATCGAGCGCGCCGTGGCGGAAATCTAATTTCCTGGCATAGCATGATTGGTAAACCCTAGCCTTT
This window contains:
- a CDS encoding acyltransferase; amino-acid sequence: MAIDMPDLNATYSDSARKRVLGLDTIRFFLAMWVVFGHIGVFPIEVNESNVLGKIFAGIYNNLFSAPAAVIVFFVISGFCIHYPFRGNKKPLLIPYFARRHLRIWVPIVAAILIAIPLGVKLTLLQDSILWSLLAEEIYYLIYPGLLFLRRRFGWKKILFASYIVAILVVLRDPSAGNYPSYGPYFNWALGLPCWLLGCCLAEKTDRFFTSTASLKINISNWRFAAWFLSFVCSALRFHSPIKYPWTLTLFAVFAFFWLEKEILYYRVNAPIPLLEKAGKGSYSIYLVHLLGPALYVYWSLPIFSPVMHWLVQIIFTLLLCCVFYLLVEKPSHSLARAVAEKLSPNSPKIAAIRVHKEQP
- a CDS encoding Mo-dependent nitrogenase C-terminal domain-containing protein; translation: MPAVTQSPYTQEQIKVWLRGLLTLAWADGNFDDDEKALIATITEDELAPELDFEHFEPVTPAEVARVLGSDPKVAENFLRMAVMVALSDGVYSVEEDLQLQALCQALNLQDTVLTSVRSTIYSLKPENAEIAAELRPPVVGKIDPLKPAREWLDQLEVHDPRLARFVCKLIPSQCPFERDVVLFNKKLVHIPPMCKINPLYEQLVGLRFRALSYLADDCGEDVTPLL